A stretch of the Bacillales bacterium genome encodes the following:
- a CDS encoding peroxiredoxin — MPERMVGKQAPRFEMDAVLPNKEFGKVSLEENMKNDKWTVLFFYPMDFTFVCPTEITALSDRYEEFEDLDAEVIGVSTDTVHTHLAWINTSRDDNGLGQLNYPLAADHNQKVSREYGVLIEEEGVALRGLYIINPEGELQYSVVNHNNIGRDVDETLRVLQALQTGGLCPANWKPGQETLSV, encoded by the coding sequence ATGCCAGAACGCATGGTTGGAAAACAAGCTCCGCGTTTTGAAATGGATGCGGTGCTGCCGAATAAGGAATTTGGAAAAGTCAGCTTGGAAGAGAACATGAAAAACGACAAATGGACCGTGCTTTTTTTCTACCCGATGGACTTCACATTTGTTTGCCCGACAGAAATTACGGCACTCAGTGACCGATACGAAGAATTTGAAGATCTTGACGCCGAAGTGATCGGCGTTTCGACCGACACGGTTCACACTCACTTGGCTTGGATCAACACTTCGAGAGATGACAACGGTTTGGGACAGCTGAATTATCCTCTCGCCGCCGATCACAACCAAAAGGTTTCAAGAGAATACGGCGTGCTCATCGAGGAAGAAGGTGTCGCTTTACGCGGATTGTACATTATTAATCCAGAAGGCGAACTTCAATATTCCGTCGTTAACCACAACAACATCGGCCGCGATGTCGATGAAACGTTGCGCGTTTTGCAGGCTCTGCAAACCGGCGGACTTTGCCCGGCGAACTGGAAACCGGGACAAGAAACGCTGTCCGTTTAA
- a CDS encoding acetylornithine transaminase has protein sequence MTDWQTLDRNYLMPTYSHLKLPIAIERGEGNYLYDTNGNRYLDLFGGLAVNIIGHSHPDVVRTLKEQGEKFLHISNIYLNPPAIRLAEKLVNHTIAGKVFFTNSGAEATEAAIKLIHKWRMKHDKGRDGIVVLEKSFHGRTLGALKLTRQPGVQQDFPQPAFDVLEVEKERPDCLERLFREKQPLAILLEPVLGSGGVYPLSETYLQDVERLCRQYDVLFGLDEIQTGVGRTGQLFAYQHAGVTPDFILFAKGIGGGLPLGGLVAGKGLDEVFGPGDHGTTFAPSPLSAALGETVLDLLLDEGLLAKGRERAAVLHERMHDLRQAMPNAIAAIRGKGMMLGIVFAKDASFVKELRNRMVDKGYLIDVTQQTIIRLLPPLTLTVEEIESFVAAFRTTIEELMQS, from the coding sequence TTGACCGATTGGCAAACATTGGATCGCAACTATTTAATGCCGACGTACAGCCATTTGAAGCTGCCGATTGCGATCGAACGCGGCGAAGGCAATTATTTGTACGATACGAACGGCAACCGTTATCTCGATTTGTTTGGAGGACTGGCTGTCAATATCATCGGCCATTCGCATCCGGATGTCGTACGTACGTTGAAGGAGCAAGGAGAGAAGTTTCTTCATATTTCCAATATATACTTGAACCCGCCCGCCATTCGGCTCGCCGAGAAACTCGTCAACCATACGATCGCTGGAAAAGTGTTTTTCACGAATTCCGGAGCCGAAGCTACGGAAGCGGCGATTAAATTGATTCATAAATGGCGCATGAAGCATGACAAGGGAAGGGACGGAATTGTCGTGCTTGAGAAAAGTTTTCACGGAAGGACGCTCGGCGCGTTAAAATTGACGCGGCAGCCCGGCGTGCAGCAAGATTTTCCACAGCCGGCCTTCGACGTGTTGGAAGTGGAGAAAGAACGTCCCGATTGTTTGGAAAGGTTGTTTCGCGAGAAACAGCCGCTGGCGATTTTGCTTGAACCGGTACTCGGATCCGGAGGCGTATACCCGCTCTCGGAAACGTATTTGCAAGATGTGGAGCGGCTTTGCCGCCAATACGACGTACTGTTCGGCCTCGATGAAATTCAAACAGGCGTTGGCCGGACCGGCCAGCTGTTTGCCTACCAGCATGCCGGGGTAACCCCGGATTTCATCTTGTTTGCGAAGGGGATCGGCGGCGGTTTGCCGCTTGGCGGACTCGTTGCCGGCAAAGGTTTGGACGAGGTTTTCGGACCAGGCGACCACGGCACGACGTTCGCACCGTCGCCGCTCAGCGCGGCACTTGGTGAAACTGTGCTCGACTTGTTGCTGGATGAAGGGTTGCTTGCGAAAGGACGGGAGCGTGCGGCTGTATTGCATGAACGGATGCATGACTTAAGGCAAGCGATGCCGAATGCAATCGCAGCCATTCGCGGAAAAGGCATGATGCTCGGGATTGTGTTCGCAAAAGACGCTTCGTTCGTGAAGGAATTGCGAAACCGCATGGTTGACAAAGGGTATTTGATCGACGTGACCCAGCAAACGATCATAAGACTGCTTCCGCCGCTTACGCTGACGGTAGAAGAAATCGAATCGTTTGTCGCTGCGTTTCGGACGACGATTGAGGAGTTGATGCAATCATGA
- the dapD gene encoding 2,3,4,5-tetrahydropyridine-2,6-dicarboxylate N-acetyltransferase, with protein MKMMDANEIISFIQNSEKSTPVKVYVKGDLQGVDFGEHTRAFITNGVGTLFGEWKEIKRALEANQDRIDDYVVENDRRNSAIPLLDLKDIPARIEPGAIIRDQVEIGKNCVIMMGAMINIGSVVGEGTMIDMNVVLGGRATVGKNCHIGAGAVLAGVVEPPSAKPVIVEDEVVVGANAVILEGVTVGRGAVVAAGAVVTEDVPENAVVAGTPARVIKQLDEQTRKKTEIKHELRQLKED; from the coding sequence ATGAAAATGATGGATGCGAATGAAATCATTTCCTTTATTCAAAACAGTGAGAAATCCACCCCTGTGAAAGTATACGTGAAAGGCGATTTGCAAGGCGTCGACTTTGGAGAGCATACTCGCGCTTTCATTACGAACGGCGTCGGCACGCTGTTCGGCGAATGGAAAGAAATAAAGCGCGCACTAGAGGCGAACCAGGACAGGATCGATGACTATGTCGTTGAAAACGACAGGCGCAATTCAGCGATTCCGTTGCTCGACTTGAAAGATATTCCGGCACGGATTGAGCCAGGTGCGATCATTCGCGATCAAGTCGAAATCGGCAAAAATTGCGTCATCATGATGGGCGCAATGATCAATATCGGCTCGGTCGTCGGCGAAGGAACGATGATCGACATGAACGTTGTGCTCGGCGGGCGTGCAACGGTAGGGAAAAATTGCCACATTGGGGCCGGCGCCGTTTTGGCCGGCGTCGTTGAACCGCCGTCGGCAAAGCCGGTAATCGTTGAAGATGAAGTCGTCGTTGGCGCGAACGCGGTCATTCTTGAAGGAGTGACAGTCGGACGCGGGGCGGTCGTCGCTGCCGGTGCGGTCGTGACGGAAGACGTGCCGGAAAATGCCGTGGTGGCGGGTACGCCGGCGCGGGTAATCAAGCAACTCGATGAACAGACGCGTAAGAAGACGGAAATCAAGCACGAGCTCAGGCAACTGAAAGAAGATTAA
- a CDS encoding LysR family transcriptional regulator, with product MQLAELKILSVLAEERNMRKAADRLFVSQPALSQRLQSIEREWETQIFLRSKKGLTITPAGEKVIAYANETLKREEQVREEIFALDSKVYGTLKLAVASATGQYWLPRMLKRYVDRFPQVKISLVTGWSSEILSRMYEDDVHIGIIRGNPEWKGEKQHLFSDPLYLVDKTIRSLEGLSRTDKPFIQFRSDSTYYQQIQDWWHMHFLSRPDRTIVVDQIETCKEMAAHGIGYAILPKVSLTPQDTDLHKIPLLDRQHQPIQRETWLLTHEHYGKLKQVQAFIDLAGER from the coding sequence ATGCAACTTGCGGAATTAAAAATTTTGTCGGTGCTCGCGGAGGAAAGAAATATGCGCAAGGCCGCGGACCGCTTGTTCGTGTCGCAACCGGCTTTGAGCCAGCGGCTGCAATCGATCGAACGCGAATGGGAGACGCAAATCTTTTTGCGTTCGAAGAAAGGGTTGACGATTACGCCGGCGGGCGAGAAAGTGATCGCGTATGCGAACGAGACATTAAAAAGGGAAGAACAAGTGCGCGAGGAAATCTTCGCACTGGATTCGAAAGTGTACGGGACGTTGAAATTGGCGGTCGCATCCGCCACAGGACAATATTGGCTGCCGCGCATGCTGAAGCGTTATGTCGACCGTTTTCCGCAAGTGAAAATTTCGCTGGTCACCGGATGGAGCAGCGAAATTTTGAGCCGCATGTACGAGGATGACGTCCATATCGGCATCATCCGCGGCAATCCAGAGTGGAAAGGCGAGAAGCAACATTTGTTTTCCGATCCTTTATATCTCGTCGACAAGACGATCCGGTCTTTGGAAGGCTTGAGCCGGACGGACAAGCCTTTCATTCAATTTCGCAGTGATTCTACGTATTATCAGCAAATTCAAGATTGGTGGCACATGCATTTCTTGTCGCGCCCGGATCGAACGATCGTTGTCGACCAAATCGAAACGTGCAAAGAAATGGCGGCGCACGGCATCGGCTACGCGATCTTGCCGAAGGTCAGTTTAACCCCGCAAGACACCGATTTGCACAAAATTCCGCTGCTTGACCGGCAACATCAGCCGATTCAGCGAGAAACATGGCTGTTGACCCATGAACATTACGGAAAGTTGAAACAAGTGCAGGCGTTCATCGACCTCGCCGGGGAAAGATAG
- a CDS encoding ABC transporter ATP-binding protein codes for METFKRLKQYYLPYKRYFFGSMFFLMIVTAITVLYPVVLQLAIDKGIKADHYEWIPYLAIGFVVIMMLKGFTAYLQSYWVNLFSIGAIYELRQGLYKKLQYLPFRFYDNAHTGDLMSRLTADVMGFGNFLAFGFSQLFRFVLMVGFSLVIMFSYSWELALITLLMTPFLAVTVYQFDKRVHPAFRKVRRSLASLNTRVQENVSGVNTVKALSQEDFEIERFGSQNYRYKENYLFTSGLWAKYFPFMELIGDLTVVLLLGFGGWQVAHGTLSPGALVAFFSLVWYIMDPVIELGFIINAYSQAKASGERLLEILDEPEDIQTLPQAIKKERLDGRVTFDHVSLQYPNENTYALKDVDFEAKPGQVIGLMGATGAGKSTITQLIARFYEATEGKVLIDGKDIRDHSLKTLRENLGFVLQETFLFSTSIRDNIAYGDPGASMERIIDAAKRAQAHEFITSFPKGYDTMLGERGMGLSGGQKQRIAIARALLVNPSILILDDATSAVDMQTEFKIQRAFRELMRGRTTFIIAHRISSVQHADEILVLEDGTIAERGTHEQLLQNEGLYKRIYDIQYRDRQDVMQNQRVNQQR; via the coding sequence TTGGAGACATTTAAGCGATTGAAACAGTATTATTTGCCTTACAAACGGTATTTTTTCGGATCGATGTTTTTTCTGATGATCGTAACCGCGATTACGGTTCTTTATCCGGTCGTCTTGCAATTGGCCATCGACAAAGGAATTAAGGCCGATCATTACGAGTGGATTCCGTATCTCGCAATTGGTTTCGTCGTCATCATGATGTTAAAAGGGTTTACGGCTTATTTGCAATCATATTGGGTGAACTTGTTCAGCATCGGTGCCATCTATGAATTACGTCAAGGATTATATAAAAAATTGCAGTATTTGCCGTTTCGTTTTTACGACAACGCCCATACCGGTGATTTAATGTCGCGTTTGACGGCGGACGTGATGGGCTTCGGCAACTTTCTCGCATTCGGATTTTCACAATTGTTTCGTTTTGTCTTAATGGTAGGTTTCAGTCTCGTTATCATGTTTTCTTACTCTTGGGAATTGGCATTGATCACGTTGCTCATGACGCCCTTTTTGGCGGTGACTGTTTACCAGTTTGACAAAAGGGTTCATCCAGCATTTCGCAAAGTGAGACGTTCGCTGGCGAGCTTGAACACCCGGGTGCAAGAGAACGTGAGCGGTGTGAACACTGTAAAAGCACTTTCGCAAGAAGATTTTGAGATCGAAAGGTTCGGCAGTCAAAACTACCGTTATAAAGAAAATTATTTGTTCACTTCGGGATTGTGGGCTAAATATTTTCCGTTTATGGAATTGATCGGTGATTTGACAGTCGTGTTGTTGCTCGGTTTCGGCGGCTGGCAAGTGGCGCACGGCACTTTGAGTCCAGGCGCGCTTGTCGCCTTCTTCAGCCTCGTTTGGTACATCATGGATCCGGTGATTGAACTTGGATTTATCATCAACGCATATTCTCAAGCGAAGGCATCGGGCGAACGATTGTTGGAAATCTTGGATGAACCGGAAGACATTCAAACGTTGCCGCAGGCGATTAAGAAAGAACGTCTCGACGGGCGAGTCACGTTTGATCATGTCAGTTTGCAATACCCGAACGAAAATACGTACGCCTTGAAAGACGTTGATTTCGAAGCGAAACCGGGGCAAGTCATCGGATTGATGGGAGCGACCGGAGCAGGGAAGTCAACGATCACGCAGTTGATTGCAAGATTTTACGAAGCGACCGAAGGGAAAGTTTTGATTGACGGGAAAGATATTCGAGACCATTCTTTAAAAACGTTAAGGGAAAATCTCGGATTCGTTTTGCAAGAGACATTCTTGTTCTCGACGAGCATCCGAGACAATATCGCTTACGGCGATCCGGGCGCGTCGATGGAAAGAATTATTGATGCGGCCAAAAGGGCACAAGCGCACGAATTCATCACCTCGTTTCCGAAAGGATACGATACAATGCTCGGCGAACGGGGCATGGGCCTTTCCGGGGGGCAGAAACAGCGGATTGCAATCGCTCGCGCGTTGCTCGTCAATCCAAGTATTTTAATTTTGGATGATGCCACAAGTGCGGTCGACATGCAGACCGAATTTAAAATCCAGCGTGCTTTCCGGGAACTGATGCGCGGCAGAACGACATTCATTATCGCGCACCGAATTTCTTCCGTGCAGCATGCCGACGAAATTCTTGTCCTTGAAGACGGCACAATCGCCGAACGAGGAACCCATGAACAATTGTTGCAAAACGAAGGGTTGTACAAACGAATTTACGATATTCAATATCGCGACCGGCAAGACGTCATGCAGAATCAACGCGTCAACCAGCAGCGGTAA
- a CDS encoding ABC transporter ATP-binding protein has protein sequence MAKSNQIHKRFYYKQDQVIEKPFNWQQMGRLLSYMKPYAKSMLPKSIIALLVATAVRLFVPIIIGVYAFDHALANDDYRLLAFLVAVTTAMYIVNLFANRFRILWTNQIGQYVIHDLRKHLFNHVQYLSHRFFDSRSAGSILVRIINDVNSLQELFTNGIINLLMDVVMLGGIVVILFVLSPKLAIAVMIIMPIMFFISTKLRRQIRRAWQDVRIKRAKVNSHLNECIQGIRVTQSFTQEKENMEFFTHLNTENRESWRKATRMNAVFRPFVEMSNAIGSAILVWYGAHLIQQGDIGIGVFVSFAFYIGMFWEPISRLGQMYNQLLVAMASSERIFEFLDEKPNVKQVEDPLLLDNVKGHISFNNVEFTYDDERMALNGINLEMKAGERVALVGHTGSGKSTIANLIGRFYDPTAGSITLDGRDLRDYELEDLRKNVSTVLQDTFIFSGSIMDNIRFGRPDATDEEVIAAAEAIGADGFIRNLSNGFHTEVEERGNVLSVGERQLLSFARALLADPKILILDEATASIDTETEIIIQKAMEKLLKGRTSVLIAHRLSTIRDADKIVVLEHGNILETGTHDELMKQGGKYYELVVSQFQMMDVS, from the coding sequence ATGGCCAAATCAAATCAGATTCACAAACGCTTTTATTATAAACAAGATCAAGTGATCGAGAAACCGTTCAACTGGCAGCAAATGGGGCGGTTGCTCAGCTACATGAAACCTTACGCAAAGTCGATGCTGCCAAAATCGATTATCGCCTTGCTTGTCGCAACGGCGGTGCGGCTTTTTGTGCCGATCATTATCGGGGTGTACGCTTTCGATCATGCGCTGGCCAACGACGACTATCGATTGCTTGCATTCCTCGTTGCGGTGACGACGGCGATGTACATCGTCAACTTGTTCGCCAACCGGTTCCGGATTTTATGGACGAACCAGATCGGGCAATACGTGATCCATGATTTGCGCAAACATTTGTTCAATCATGTCCAATACTTATCCCACCGATTTTTTGATTCCCGATCCGCGGGATCGATTCTCGTGCGGATCATTAACGATGTCAATTCGCTGCAAGAATTGTTTACGAACGGGATTATCAATTTGTTGATGGACGTCGTCATGCTCGGCGGAATCGTGGTCATCTTGTTTGTGCTCAGCCCGAAATTGGCGATTGCCGTAATGATCATCATGCCGATCATGTTTTTCATTTCCACGAAACTGCGAAGGCAAATTCGCCGCGCCTGGCAAGATGTGCGCATCAAACGGGCAAAGGTTAACTCGCACTTGAACGAGTGCATTCAAGGGATTCGAGTCACGCAATCGTTCACGCAGGAAAAAGAAAACATGGAGTTTTTCACACATTTGAACACGGAGAATCGCGAAAGCTGGAGAAAAGCAACGCGCATGAACGCGGTTTTCCGCCCTTTCGTCGAGATGTCCAACGCCATCGGATCAGCCATCCTCGTTTGGTACGGGGCGCATTTGATCCAACAAGGCGATATCGGAATCGGCGTGTTCGTTTCGTTCGCTTTTTACATCGGCATGTTTTGGGAACCGATTTCCCGGCTGGGGCAAATGTACAATCAATTGCTCGTTGCAATGGCTTCATCTGAACGCATCTTCGAGTTTCTTGATGAAAAACCGAACGTGAAACAAGTCGAGGATCCTTTGTTGCTGGACAATGTGAAAGGCCACATTTCCTTCAACAACGTCGAATTCACGTATGACGATGAACGAATGGCGCTCAACGGCATCAATCTGGAAATGAAAGCCGGTGAACGAGTGGCGCTCGTCGGCCATACCGGTTCTGGAAAGTCGACGATTGCTAACTTGATCGGACGTTTCTACGATCCGACAGCAGGCAGCATTACGCTGGACGGCCGTGATTTACGGGACTATGAGCTTGAGGATCTCCGGAAAAATGTCAGCACCGTATTGCAAGATACGTTCATCTTCTCAGGATCAATCATGGATAACATCCGGTTCGGGCGTCCGGACGCAACGGATGAAGAAGTGATCGCAGCCGCGGAAGCGATCGGCGCTGACGGGTTCATCCGCAACTTGAGCAACGGTTTTCATACGGAAGTAGAAGAGCGCGGGAACGTGTTGTCGGTTGGTGAAAGGCAATTGTTGTCTTTTGCACGCGCGCTGCTGGCCGATCCGAAAATTTTAATTCTCGATGAAGCGACGGCATCGATTGATACGGAAACAGAAATCATTATTCAAAAAGCGATGGAGAAATTGCTTAAAGGAAGAACGTCGGTGTTGATCGCCCACAGACTTTCAACGATTCGCGACGCGGATAAAATTGTCGTGCTGGAACACGGAAACATTCTTGAGACGGGCACCCATGATGAATTGATGAAACAAGGCGGGAAGTATTACGAGCTTGTCGTCAGCCAATTTCAAATGATGGACGTCAGTTGA
- a CDS encoding mechanosensitive ion channel family protein codes for MQDWLNHLDWADIIKTTVIIGLQLIAIWIGYWIAKAIGKKLISRTFLQMTKKEKISEGRAITLERLLLAVFVYVLVFLVIVAVFGIFGLPIGGLIAGAGIVGLAVGFGAQGLVSDVVTGFFLLAEKWLDVGDVVTASGFTGVVEAVGIRTTQLRGFDGTLHFIPNRSITTVSNLSRGNMRAMVDIGISYDDNIDRAIEVLQTVCEQITAEDETIVEGPNVLGVQTLGSSDVVIRVIAQTKNGEQYAVQRKLLKAIKEAFDENGIEIPYPHQVHVKKEA; via the coding sequence ATGCAAGATTGGTTGAACCATTTGGATTGGGCAGACATCATCAAGACAACCGTGATCATTGGATTGCAATTGATAGCGATTTGGATCGGCTATTGGATCGCGAAAGCGATCGGAAAGAAACTGATCTCAAGAACGTTCTTACAAATGACGAAGAAAGAGAAAATTTCAGAAGGACGAGCGATCACGCTGGAAAGATTGTTGCTGGCCGTGTTCGTTTATGTTCTCGTTTTTCTTGTCATCGTCGCCGTTTTCGGGATTTTCGGCTTACCGATCGGCGGACTGATTGCCGGAGCAGGCATCGTCGGTTTGGCCGTAGGTTTTGGGGCTCAAGGACTTGTCAGCGACGTAGTGACTGGCTTCTTCCTCCTGGCGGAAAAATGGCTCGATGTCGGTGATGTCGTTACGGCTTCCGGTTTTACCGGCGTTGTTGAAGCTGTCGGCATCCGCACGACCCAACTTCGCGGATTCGACGGGACACTTCACTTCATCCCAAACCGCTCGATTACGACGGTGAGCAACCTTTCCCGCGGCAACATGCGGGCGATGGTCGACATCGGCATCTCCTATGACGACAACATTGATCGGGCGATCGAAGTGTTGCAAACTGTTTGCGAGCAAATCACCGCCGAAGACGAAACGATCGTTGAGGGACCGAACGTACTCGGCGTTCAAACACTCGGCTCCTCGGACGTCGTCATCCGCGTGATTGCCCAAACGAAGAACGGTGAACAATACGCGGTTCAACGCAAATTATTGAAAGCGATCAAAGAAGCCTTTGACGAAAACGGTATTGAAATTCCGTATCCTCACCAAGTACATGTGAAAAAAGAAGCATAA
- a CDS encoding hemolysin family protein produces MTSIHLVVFFILLVLTAFFVISEFSIVRVRRARVEYLSSTNQKRASALKQVVEDLNTYLSACQLGITLTALAMGWIGEPAIGELFHSAFGVFELPAMLERSLASIVAFLIITYINVVFGELAPKTLAIQKTETLALLVARPLLFFHKLSFPFIWLLNSSSNIVSRVFGVDPDAKDEIAHSEEELRYILSESYREGEINQSEYRFVNKIFEFDDRMAREIMIPRTEMTVVYKNEPFNQNLEVMRNHKFTRYPVAEKDKDSIVGLINMKELVTENLDEEIDLTRFLRPTITVLETMKIKQLLFKMQKERIHMAILVDEYGGTAGLVTVEDILEEIVGEIRDEFDDDEKPMIQQKGEDRTIIDGKVLITEINALFGLEIDHSEIDTIGGWMLSQTTRIEPGTIVTYDSYKFQITDVEGYQVKQIEVSPK; encoded by the coding sequence TTGACTTCCATTCATCTCGTTGTATTTTTCATATTGCTCGTTTTGACGGCGTTTTTCGTCATCTCCGAGTTTTCCATCGTCAGGGTTCGCCGCGCCCGCGTCGAATATTTGAGTTCGACGAATCAAAAGCGGGCGTCCGCCTTGAAACAGGTCGTCGAAGATTTGAATACGTATTTGTCCGCCTGCCAGCTCGGTATCACGTTGACGGCATTGGCGATGGGGTGGATTGGCGAACCGGCCATTGGCGAATTGTTTCATTCCGCGTTCGGTGTGTTCGAACTTCCGGCGATGTTGGAACGTTCGCTTGCTTCGATCGTTGCTTTTCTTATTATTACTTACATAAATGTCGTCTTTGGAGAACTCGCTCCGAAGACGCTTGCCATTCAAAAAACGGAAACGCTCGCGTTATTAGTGGCGAGGCCGCTGCTCTTTTTTCATAAATTGTCGTTTCCGTTCATTTGGCTGTTAAACTCGAGTTCGAACATTGTATCTCGCGTTTTCGGCGTCGACCCGGATGCGAAAGACGAAATTGCCCACTCCGAAGAAGAACTGCGCTATATTTTGTCAGAAAGCTATCGTGAGGGTGAAATCAATCAGTCAGAATACCGGTTCGTGAACAAAATTTTCGAATTTGACGACCGTATGGCGAGGGAAATTATGATTCCGCGCACGGAGATGACGGTTGTCTATAAAAACGAGCCTTTCAATCAAAATCTCGAAGTCATGCGCAACCATAAATTTACGCGCTATCCTGTCGCCGAAAAAGACAAAGACAGCATTGTGGGCTTGATCAACATGAAGGAACTGGTGACGGAAAACTTGGACGAAGAGATCGATCTTACCCGGTTTCTCCGGCCGACGATCACTGTACTTGAGACGATGAAAATCAAGCAGCTGCTGTTTAAAATGCAGAAAGAACGCATACACATGGCAATCTTGGTCGATGAATACGGCGGGACGGCGGGACTTGTTACGGTCGAAGACATACTTGAGGAAATTGTCGGCGAAATCCGTGATGAATTCGACGATGACGAAAAACCGATGATCCAGCAAAAAGGGGAGGACCGGACAATTATTGACGGTAAGGTGCTGATTACGGAAATCAATGCGCTTTTCGGTTTGGAAATCGATCATTCCGAAATTGATACGATCGGCGGATGGATGTTGTCGCAAACGACGCGGATCGAACCTGGAACAATCGTTACATACGATTCTTACAAGTTTCAGATTACGGACGTTGAGGGCTATCAAGTGAAGCAAATCGAAGTATCGCCGAAATAA
- a CDS encoding N-acetyldiaminopimelate deacetylase — protein sequence MSMDFVQIRRQLHQIPELGFAEHKTQAFLLDYLRTLPPNHLQVETWKTGIFARISGKKGTRTIAWRTDIDGLPITEETGLSFASRHDGKMHACGHDFHMSIALGVLTHFAHHPPDNDLLFLFQPAEEGPGGAKPMMQSETFQKWKPDEIYALHIAPEYPVGTVAVKEGLLFANTSELYVDLKGRGGHAAYPHNANDMVVAASHLVTQLQTIVSRNVDPLDSAVVTIGKIEGGTRQNVIAENARIEGTIRTLSHETMAAVKERIEALIQGIERGFACRAEIDYGSNYYQVTNDGALTRQFLAYCDSVSFISPEICGEAMTGEDFGYFLKAIPGMMFWLGVDSAYGLHSAQLNPDEKAIPLAIDLISGFLADRDAK from the coding sequence ATGAGTATGGATTTTGTCCAGATCCGCAGACAACTGCATCAAATCCCCGAACTTGGCTTTGCGGAACATAAGACGCAAGCGTTTTTGCTTGATTATTTAAGGACGCTTCCTCCGAACCATTTGCAGGTCGAAACGTGGAAAACGGGAATTTTTGCGAGAATTTCCGGGAAAAAGGGAACTAGAACGATCGCGTGGCGAACCGATATCGACGGGCTGCCGATCACTGAAGAAACGGGCCTTTCGTTCGCGTCCCGGCATGACGGAAAGATGCATGCGTGCGGACACGATTTTCATATGAGCATCGCGCTCGGCGTGCTTACTCATTTTGCTCATCATCCGCCGGACAACGATTTGCTGTTTCTTTTCCAACCGGCCGAAGAAGGTCCGGGCGGGGCGAAGCCGATGATGCAAAGCGAGACATTCCAGAAATGGAAACCTGATGAGATTTACGCCTTGCACATCGCGCCGGAGTATCCGGTCGGAACGGTGGCTGTCAAAGAAGGGTTGTTGTTCGCGAACACTTCCGAGTTGTACGTCGATTTAAAAGGAAGGGGAGGGCATGCCGCTTATCCGCACAACGCCAACGACATGGTGGTTGCCGCAAGCCATCTCGTTACGCAACTGCAAACAATTGTGTCCCGTAACGTTGATCCGCTTGACTCCGCGGTCGTTACCATCGGCAAAATCGAAGGCGGCACGCGCCAAAACGTCATTGCCGAAAACGCGCGGATCGAAGGGACGATTCGCACGCTGTCGCACGAAACGATGGCGGCGGTCAAAGAACGAATCGAAGCGCTCATTCAAGGCATTGAGCGCGGATTTGCCTGCCGGGCGGAGATCGATTACGGCTCGAATTATTACCAGGTGACGAACGACGGTGCGTTGACCCGGCAATTTTTAGCTTATTGCGATTCCGTTTCTTTCATTTCCCCGGAAATTTGCGGAGAAGCGATGACTGGGGAAGACTTCGGCTATTTTTTGAAAGCGATCCCGGGCATGATGTTTTGGCTCGGTGTTGATTCCGCATACGGATTGCATTCCGCGCAATTGAATCCTGATGAGAAGGCGATTCCGTTGGCCATCGATTTGATCAGCGGTTTCTTGGCAGACCGTGATGCGAAATAA
- a CDS encoding YkuS family protein produces the protein MATIGVEESLTDVREALADRGYEIVELKTENDAKGCDCCVVTGQDVNVMGIQNVVTEGSVIDARGMNAEEICRRIDNRLK, from the coding sequence ATGGCCACCATTGGCGTGGAAGAATCGTTGACGGACGTTCGCGAGGCGTTGGCGGACAGAGGCTATGAAATCGTTGAGTTAAAGACGGAAAACGATGCGAAAGGCTGCGATTGTTGCGTCGTTACCGGGCAAGACGTAAATGTCATGGGCATTCAAAACGTCGTAACCGAAGGATCGGTGATCGACGCTCGCGGAATGAATGCCGAAGAAATATGCCGGCGCATCGACAACCGGTTGAAATAA